One genomic region from Cellulomonas hominis encodes:
- a CDS encoding coenzyme F420-0:L-glutamate ligase, whose protein sequence is MTDSTAADLLTAWGVPGIGEVRPGDDLAAVLGDALAADAAARPATALADGDVVVVTSKIVSKAEGRVVRAADREAAITAETVRVVATREHAAGVTRIVENRLGLVMAAAGVDASNTEDGTVLLLPLDPDATARALRAALAARFGVLLGVLVTDTAGRPWRQGQTDIAIGAAGVRVLDDLRGTTDTHGRALQVSVAALADEIAAAAELVKGKATGRPVAVVRGMAHAVTAEDGPGARVLVRVGPDDMFAEGSAEAYARGWKDATGAHPGG, encoded by the coding sequence GTGACGGACTCGACCGCCGCGGACCTGCTGACCGCCTGGGGTGTCCCGGGCATCGGCGAGGTGCGCCCGGGGGACGACCTGGCCGCTGTGCTCGGCGACGCGCTGGCCGCGGACGCCGCGGCCCGGCCGGCCACGGCGCTCGCGGACGGCGACGTGGTCGTGGTGACGAGCAAGATCGTCTCCAAGGCGGAGGGGCGCGTCGTGCGGGCGGCCGACCGCGAGGCCGCGATCACCGCGGAGACCGTGCGCGTCGTCGCCACGCGCGAGCACGCCGCCGGGGTCACCCGGATCGTCGAGAACCGGCTCGGGCTGGTCATGGCCGCCGCCGGCGTCGACGCGTCGAACACCGAGGACGGCACCGTCCTGCTGCTCCCGCTCGACCCCGACGCGACGGCGCGGGCGCTGCGGGCGGCGCTGGCGGCGCGGTTCGGGGTGCTCCTCGGCGTCCTCGTCACGGACACCGCGGGGCGGCCGTGGCGGCAGGGTCAGACGGACATCGCGATCGGCGCGGCGGGCGTGCGGGTGCTGGACGACCTGCGCGGCACGACCGACACGCACGGGCGGGCGCTGCAGGTGTCCGTCGCGGCGCTCGCGGACGAGATCGCGGCCGCCGCGGAGCTCGTCAAGGGCAAGGCCACCGGCCGGCCGGTCGCGGTCGTGCGGGGGATGGCGCACGCCGTCACCGCCGAGGACGGGCCGGGCGCGCGGGTGCTGGTGCGGGTGGGACCGGACGACATGTTCGCGGAGGGCAGCGCGGAGGCGTACGCCCGCGGCTGGAAG
- a CDS encoding TIGR03557 family F420-dependent LLM class oxidoreductase: MAQGVVAEGLQVGYAAMLEQFHPTEAVELSAYAEQQGFLGTMAADHFQPWVPQQGQSAFVWNVLAALGERTTGDMGPGVTAPTFRWHPAMVAQASATLAAMYPGRHWLGLGSGEALNEHITAQYWPEAPERINRMFEAIEIIKKLFAASIAGKDVKHAGQFYKLESTRLWTMPEVAPEILVATAGPVTAKRAGRHADGLITVGAPLEKISGLFGKFDEGVRESGRDPQDLPKVLQLHLSWAETDEQALENAMVEWPNGGMKFPKGDIRSPFDFAQMAKLVRPEDFEGRMVISSDPDVHRAEIQKYVDLGFDRVYLHNVGRNQREWIDVFGRDVLPKLVR; this comes from the coding sequence GTGGCACAGGGTGTGGTGGCCGAGGGCCTGCAGGTCGGGTACGCGGCGATGCTGGAGCAGTTCCACCCGACGGAGGCCGTGGAGCTGTCGGCGTACGCGGAGCAGCAGGGGTTCCTGGGCACGATGGCGGCCGACCACTTCCAGCCGTGGGTGCCGCAGCAGGGGCAGTCGGCGTTCGTGTGGAACGTCCTGGCCGCGCTCGGCGAGCGCACCACCGGCGACATGGGCCCGGGCGTGACCGCGCCGACGTTCCGGTGGCACCCGGCGATGGTGGCGCAGGCGTCCGCGACGCTGGCGGCGATGTACCCGGGCCGGCACTGGCTGGGGCTCGGCTCGGGCGAGGCGCTGAACGAGCACATCACCGCCCAGTACTGGCCCGAGGCCCCCGAGCGCATCAACCGGATGTTCGAGGCCATCGAGATCATCAAGAAGCTGTTCGCGGCGTCGATCGCCGGCAAGGACGTCAAGCACGCGGGGCAGTTCTACAAGCTCGAGTCGACCCGCCTGTGGACGATGCCGGAGGTCGCCCCGGAGATCCTCGTCGCCACCGCCGGGCCCGTGACGGCCAAGCGCGCCGGCCGGCACGCGGACGGGCTGATCACCGTGGGGGCGCCGCTGGAGAAGATCAGCGGGCTGTTCGGCAAGTTCGACGAGGGCGTCCGCGAGTCGGGCCGCGACCCGCAGGACCTGCCGAAGGTGCTGCAGCTGCACCTGTCCTGGGCGGAGACCGACGAGCAGGCGCTCGAGAACGCGATGGTCGAGTGGCCCAACGGCGGCATGAAGTTCCCCAAGGGCGACATCCGCTCGCCGTTCGACTTCGCGCAGATGGCCAAGCTCGTGCGCCCCGAGGACTTCGAGGGCCGCATGGTCATCTCGTCCGACCCGGACGTGCACCGCGCCGAGATCCAGAAGTACGTCGACCTCGGGTTCGACCGCGTCTACCTGCACAACGTGGGCCGCAACCAGCGCGAGTGGATCGACGTGTTCGGCCGTGACGTCCTGCCGAAGCTGGTGCGCTGA